A stretch of the Paenibacillus dendritiformis genome encodes the following:
- a CDS encoding GNAT family N-acetyltransferase, translated as MSNLEEPLHIEALTFNQPFCAGVFLIRQDRVVMTLNADMESENSPAGHYAPVLRIGGVGGGQEPRETISACALREAREELATERVRLKSSPITYFHDMDTGDIRPVTVRDELAPFLLQRAANPTPQQPYKPGLPVGPYIYYGIYAAEADESEPLAPGDDVAALLFIPIRSWDVIERGATLSEALAHGCAITEALPLHRDTRLHVPQSESMRMIMRLYPQFKEADGIELRPLAMTDGSDIYEMLQKMGPGENGFSNSGYGLRRTQFRSYLKSYIQMSPGHRLPAHLVPQNVYWLYVQGWPVGIGKLRHALTDALRERGGHIGYAIRPEARRRGYGTVMLRLLLAEARRIGLREVLLTCDEDNTASRRVIEKNGGRLAGTADGICKYWIVL; from the coding sequence ATGTCTAACCTGGAGGAGCCGCTTCATATCGAAGCGCTAACCTTCAATCAGCCATTCTGCGCAGGCGTCTTCCTTATCCGGCAAGATCGCGTCGTCATGACGCTCAATGCGGATATGGAGTCCGAGAACAGCCCGGCCGGACACTACGCTCCGGTCCTGCGCATCGGCGGCGTCGGAGGAGGGCAGGAGCCGCGCGAGACGATCTCCGCCTGCGCGCTGCGGGAGGCGAGAGAGGAGCTGGCAACCGAACGGGTACGGTTGAAGTCCTCGCCAATAACGTATTTTCATGACATGGACACCGGTGACATCCGTCCGGTCACGGTGCGCGACGAGCTGGCGCCGTTCCTGCTGCAGCGGGCGGCCAATCCAACGCCGCAGCAACCTTATAAGCCGGGCCTGCCTGTCGGCCCCTACATCTATTACGGCATCTATGCGGCCGAAGCGGATGAATCGGAACCGCTCGCCCCTGGGGACGATGTTGCGGCGCTGCTGTTCATTCCGATCCGGAGCTGGGACGTAATCGAGCGGGGGGCGACCCTGTCCGAAGCGCTGGCGCACGGCTGCGCCATAACGGAAGCGCTCCCGCTGCATCGGGATACCCGGCTGCATGTCCCTCAGTCCGAATCGATGCGCATGATCATGCGGCTGTATCCCCAATTCAAGGAGGCCGATGGCATCGAGCTTCGGCCGCTGGCGATGACCGACGGCAGCGATATTTATGAGATGCTGCAAAAGATGGGACCCGGAGAGAACGGATTCTCCAACAGCGGATACGGACTTCGCCGCACACAGTTCCGCTCCTACTTGAAATCCTACATACAGATGTCGCCGGGGCATCGCCTTCCGGCGCATCTCGTCCCCCAGAACGTGTACTGGCTGTATGTCCAAGGGTGGCCGGTCGGCATCGGCAAGCTGCGGCATGCGCTGACCGATGCGCTGCGGGAGCGGGGCGGCCATATCGGCTACGCGATTCGTCCCGAAGCCCGCCGGCGCGGGTACGGCACGGTCATGCTGCGGCTGCTGTTGGCCGAGGCGAGACGGATTGGCCTGCGGGAAGTGCTGCTGACCTGCGATGAAGACAATACGGCTTCCAGACGCGTGATCGAGAAGAACGGCGGCCGGTTGGCCGGGACTGCGGACGGCATCTGCAAATATTGGATTGTCCTCTGA
- a CDS encoding DUF2569 domain-containing protein: protein MNANPRAGSSGEPPRPLPPLAPSYEGLSGWLIIVQIGLWLSLVMILHLLFSEIFPIYQSSTWSLLTTPDSEYYHSMWSVLIIFETVANLLTLMLLVMVFVLFYRKKKLLPTMIIVLYIWNILSSFADYYLGGLIPAVQDADGPGTLRQLVRSSLFGVIWIMYFIRSKRVKATFVN from the coding sequence ATGAACGCGAATCCTCGCGCCGGTTCGTCCGGCGAGCCGCCCCGCCCGCTGCCGCCGCTGGCTCCTTCGTATGAAGGGCTGTCGGGCTGGCTGATTATTGTCCAGATCGGGCTATGGCTGTCTTTAGTTATGATTCTTCACCTGCTGTTCTCGGAAATTTTTCCAATCTACCAATCGAGTACATGGAGCCTGCTTACGACGCCCGATTCAGAATACTATCACTCCATGTGGTCGGTGCTCATTATTTTCGAGACGGTCGCCAACCTGTTGACGCTGATGCTGCTGGTTATGGTCTTCGTTCTGTTCTACCGGAAAAAGAAGCTGCTGCCGACGATGATTATCGTGTTGTACATATGGAATATTTTATCGTCCTTTGCCGACTATTATTTGGGCGGCCTGATTCCGGCGGTTCAGGATGCCGATGGCCCGGGCACTCTTCGCCAATTGGTTCGCAGCTCCCTCTTCGGCGTCATCTGGATTATGTATTTCATCCGATCGAAGCGCGTCAAGGCGACCTTCGTCAATTAG
- a CDS encoding sigma 54-interacting transcriptional regulator, translating into MSRSEIMEAVLGVLLGAMSDAVTVIDNEGTVLYWNRVAEETYGINGADIIGRKIGDFFQRESIMLFQVMESGRAVHQVYHEPRPGMHVMINAAPITDEAGKPLGALSIERDVSSYVKLSAEMYHHPAGQPLLPAVFPSAAVPRLQTAFSLGQPLLLAGEAGAGRTSLAEWLHRSAGRSGRFVMVSCSTVPEGMLEAELFGYHGGGEERPGKLDLAAEGTLYLRDIDALPAPMQEKLAAMLRLSRFERLGGGASVPLQCRICGSVGSEAAAEGAGRLLPSLRYAFQLYTVPPLRERKQDLPELCRVFLQQAAAKAGITAPELAPDALAAVLACDWPGNLSQLRNAMEYAAAAAAGSGAVTSAQLPDYARLTTLNELTEPDLPLSVHSGEWERARIAETLERTNGNKAKAARMLRISRGALYYKMKQYGLD; encoded by the coding sequence ATGAGTCGGTCAGAAATCATGGAAGCGGTGCTGGGCGTCCTGCTCGGCGCGATGAGCGATGCCGTTACCGTTATTGACAACGAAGGAACGGTGCTGTACTGGAATCGGGTCGCGGAAGAGACCTATGGAATCAACGGCGCCGATATCATCGGCCGTAAAATAGGAGACTTTTTTCAGAGAGAATCGATTATGCTTTTTCAGGTGATGGAAAGCGGCCGCGCGGTCCATCAGGTCTACCATGAGCCGCGTCCGGGCATGCATGTCATGATCAACGCGGCCCCGATCACGGATGAGGCGGGGAAGCCGCTCGGCGCCTTGTCCATCGAACGGGATGTGTCGTCCTATGTGAAGTTAAGCGCGGAGATGTATCATCATCCGGCGGGCCAGCCGCTGCTGCCTGCGGTCTTTCCATCCGCCGCGGTGCCGCGGCTTCAGACGGCATTCTCCCTCGGGCAGCCGCTGCTGCTGGCCGGCGAGGCCGGAGCCGGACGCACTTCGTTGGCCGAATGGCTGCACCGGAGCGCCGGACGATCCGGACGCTTCGTGATGGTCAGCTGCAGCACCGTTCCGGAGGGCATGCTGGAGGCCGAATTATTCGGCTATCACGGGGGAGGAGAGGAGCGGCCAGGGAAGCTGGATCTGGCGGCCGAAGGCACGCTCTATCTGAGAGATATCGACGCGCTTCCGGCGCCGATGCAGGAGAAGCTGGCGGCCATGCTGCGGTTGTCCCGCTTCGAGCGGCTGGGCGGCGGCGCCTCTGTCCCGCTGCAGTGCCGAATCTGCGGCTCCGTCGGGTCCGAAGCCGCCGCGGAGGGAGCGGGCCGCCTGCTGCCTTCCTTGCGGTACGCCTTCCAGCTCTACACGGTTCCGCCGCTGCGCGAGCGGAAGCAGGATCTGCCGGAGCTGTGCCGCGTCTTCCTGCAGCAGGCGGCCGCCAAGGCGGGGATTACCGCGCCGGAGCTCGCGCCCGACGCGTTGGCGGCCGTCTTGGCCTGCGACTGGCCGGGCAATCTGTCGCAGCTCAGGAACGCGATGGAATACGCCGCGGCGGCCGCGGCCGGATCCGGCGCGGTGACATCCGCCCAATTGCCGGACTATGCCCGCTTGACCACGCTGAATGAGTTAACGGAGCCGGATCTCCCTCTCAGTGTCCACTCCGGGGAGTGGGAGCGGGCCCGAATCGCCGAGACGCTCGAGCGAACGAACGGGAACAAGGCCAAGGCGGCCCGGATGCTGCGTATCTCCCGCGGCGCTCTCTACTATAAAATGAAGCAGTACGGATTGGACTAA